A single Prevotella sp. E15-22 DNA region contains:
- a CDS encoding lysylphosphatidylglycerol synthase transmembrane domain-containing protein, which translates to MKILQTIAKVLMPLILGGAILYWMYRGEDWQSIKHVMLHEMNWTWMLLSFPFGILAQAFRGWRWQQTLEPMGEKTRGKVAVNAIFLSYAVSLIIPRMGEFTRCGVLKRWEGISFSKALGTVVTERAVDTLIVMLYSGVILLFGMSTFGIFFKQTGTSFEHILSRFSLTGWIVTGICGIAVLLLLHLLLKNLSIYNKVRTTLHGIWEGVFSLKDVKNLPLYLFFSVGIWVMYFLHYYLTFFCFDFTENLGLGCALISFVVANFAVIVPTPNGAGPWHFAIKTMLILYGVADHQALIFVLIVHTVQTMLVVLLGIWAWIALNFTKPSEGKEKLVKKLA; encoded by the coding sequence ATGAAGATACTGCAGACCATAGCTAAGGTTCTAATGCCACTCATCTTGGGTGGCGCTATTCTCTATTGGATGTACAGAGGAGAGGATTGGCAGAGCATCAAGCATGTGATGCTACACGAAATGAACTGGACATGGATGCTGTTATCGTTTCCGTTTGGCATTCTAGCACAAGCCTTTCGCGGCTGGCGCTGGCAACAGACATTGGAGCCCATGGGCGAGAAGACGCGTGGCAAAGTGGCTGTCAACGCCATATTCCTAAGCTATGCCGTATCACTAATTATACCTCGCATGGGTGAGTTCACACGGTGCGGTGTGTTAAAACGCTGGGAGGGCATATCCTTTTCTAAAGCCTTGGGCACTGTTGTAACCGAAAGAGCTGTTGACACCCTTATCGTCATGCTCTACTCCGGTGTTATCCTGCTTTTCGGAATGAGCACCTTTGGCATATTCTTCAAGCAAACGGGAACATCGTTTGAACACATTCTTAGCAGATTCTCATTAACAGGATGGATTGTAACTGGCATCTGTGGCATTGCCGTATTACTGTTATTGCATCTATTACTGAAAAACCTCTCTATATATAATAAGGTAAGGACAACGCTGCACGGCATATGGGAAGGCGTATTTTCCTTGAAAGATGTGAAAAACCTACCATTATACCTGTTCTTCTCGGTAGGAATATGGGTCATGTATTTCCTGCATTACTATCTAACATTCTTTTGCTTTGATTTCACTGAAAACCTTGGTCTTGGTTGTGCGCTCATTTCGTTTGTTGTAGCCAACTTCGCCGTCATAGTGCCAACGCCCAATGGTGCCGGCCCATGGCACTTTGCCATCAAGACCATGCTCATTCTCTATGGTGTTGCCGACCATCAGGCGCTCATCTTCGTTCTGATTGTACACACCGTACAGACCATGCTTGTTGTCCTATTGGGAATATGGGCCTGGATAGCATTGAACTTCACCAAACCAAGCGAAGGGAAAGAAAAATTAGTGAAAAAACTTGCATGA
- a CDS encoding peptidylprolyl isomerase: MKKTIILMLMLTFTALSKAQTNEVLLETTEGNIRVMLYDDTPIHRDNFLKLVNEQFYDSLLFHRVIKSFMIQGGDPTSKNAEPGTVLGTGELDYTLPAEFRTPTHYHRRGALAMAREGDKVNPERRSSGCQFYIVWGKTYATKDLEVIQKRVREATDGKADITPEMFWTYRKVGGSPHLDGQYTVFGEVTEGLDVVERILKSFTDTYDRPVDDVRILHATVVKK; encoded by the coding sequence ATGAAGAAAACCATCATTCTTATGCTCATGCTGACCTTTACGGCACTGAGCAAAGCGCAAACCAACGAAGTTCTTCTGGAAACTACAGAAGGCAACATCCGCGTGATGCTATATGACGACACGCCCATCCACCGCGACAACTTCCTAAAGCTGGTCAACGAGCAGTTCTACGACTCGCTTCTGTTTCACCGCGTTATCAAAAGCTTTATGATTCAGGGGGGCGACCCAACAAGTAAGAATGCCGAGCCTGGTACTGTACTAGGAACAGGCGAATTGGACTACACCCTTCCGGCTGAGTTCCGCACTCCAACACATTATCATCGACGTGGTGCCTTGGCCATGGCCCGTGAAGGCGACAAGGTGAATCCTGAGCGTCGCTCCAGTGGCTGTCAGTTTTATATCGTCTGGGGAAAGACATATGCCACAAAAGACCTTGAGGTTATTCAAAAACGCGTACGAGAAGCTACCGATGGCAAGGCCGACATCACCCCCGAAATGTTTTGGACCTACAGAAAGGTTGGAGGTTCACCCCATCTTGATGGCCAATACACCGTTTTTGGTGAAGTGACCGAGGGACTTGATGTCGTTGAACGCATTCTAAAATCCTTTACCGACACTTATGACCGTCCTGTTGATGATGTACGCATTCTACATGCAACGGTCGTCAAAAAATAA
- a CDS encoding aminoacyl-histidine dipeptidase, with protein sequence MNDIQNLKPQCIWKNFYALTQVPRPSGHLEKIQQFLLDFGKKCGVYAVKDPAGNIHFRKAATPGYENKKGVILQAHMDMVPQKTPESTHNFETDPIQPWIDGEWVKATGTTLGADNGLGVAAIMAIMEDKTLKHGPIDALITRDEETGMFGANELPEGELQGDILMNLDSEHWGKFVIGSAGGIDVTATLDYKEVDTDPEDAAVRLTVKNLRGGHSGLEIHEGRGNANKLMVQMVREAIEELDARLAVWHGGNMRNAIPFKAETILTLPKENIAALKELAEDWKETFNDEFKLIEPQGIEVIVEEVETPKTEIPVEIQDNIVDAIYACHDGVIRYIPAYPNVVETSSNLAIIDIEGGKAAIKILARSSREDMKDYIVKTLESCFSMAGMKVETAGSYGGWDPNPDSEILHLLLKEYKELFGEDGIIQVDHAGLECSVILGKYPWLDVVSLGPTMKSPHTTTERALIKTVEPFWTLLKKTLEDVPEK encoded by the coding sequence ATGAACGACATTCAGAATCTGAAACCACAGTGCATTTGGAAGAATTTCTATGCACTGACCCAAGTTCCCCGTCCTAGCGGACATTTAGAGAAAATTCAGCAATTCTTGCTTGACTTTGGCAAGAAGTGTGGCGTATACGCAGTAAAGGACCCTGCAGGAAACATCCATTTCCGCAAGGCAGCCACACCTGGCTATGAGAATAAAAAGGGCGTGATTCTTCAGGCTCACATGGACATGGTACCTCAGAAGACACCCGAATCAACACATAACTTCGAAACCGATCCTATACAGCCCTGGATTGATGGAGAATGGGTAAAAGCCACAGGCACCACACTGGGTGCCGACAATGGTTTGGGCGTTGCGGCCATCATGGCTATCATGGAGGACAAGACCCTGAAGCACGGTCCCATCGATGCTCTTATCACCCGCGACGAAGAGACAGGCATGTTTGGTGCCAACGAACTGCCTGAAGGAGAATTACAGGGAGATATTCTGATGAACCTCGACTCTGAGCACTGGGGTAAGTTCGTCATTGGTAGCGCCGGTGGTATTGACGTTACCGCTACACTCGACTATAAAGAGGTGGATACCGACCCTGAGGATGCAGCCGTACGTCTGACTGTAAAGAACCTGCGTGGCGGACACTCTGGATTGGAAATCCACGAGGGTCGTGGCAACGCCAATAAGTTGATGGTGCAGATGGTTCGCGAGGCCATCGAAGAGTTGGATGCACGTTTGGCCGTATGGCACGGTGGCAACATGCGCAATGCCATTCCCTTCAAGGCTGAAACCATCCTCACTCTGCCGAAAGAGAACATTGCCGCTCTGAAGGAACTGGCAGAGGATTGGAAAGAGACCTTCAACGATGAATTCAAACTCATCGAGCCTCAGGGCATCGAAGTGATTGTCGAGGAAGTGGAGACACCGAAGACAGAGATTCCTGTAGAGATTCAGGACAACATCGTGGATGCTATCTATGCCTGCCACGATGGCGTTATCCGCTATATCCCCGCCTATCCTAACGTGGTTGAGACTTCTTCAAACCTCGCTATTATCGACATTGAGGGTGGCAAAGCTGCCATCAAGATTCTGGCACGTTCAAGTCGCGAGGACATGAAAGACTACATTGTCAAGACGCTGGAAAGCTGTTTCTCTATGGCCGGTATGAAGGTCGAGACTGCAGGCTCATACGGCGGATGGGATCCCAACCCCGATTCAGAAATTCTGCATCTGTTACTCAAGGAATACAAGGAGCTCTTCGGCGAAGACGGCATCATTCAGGTAGACCATGCCGGTCTGGAGTGTTCTGTGATTCTGGGCAAATATCCCTGGCTGGATGTTGTCAGCCTTGGTCCCACAATGAAGAGTCCTCACACCACCACCGAGCGTGCACTCATCAAAACGGTGGAGCCTTTCTGGACTCTGCTCAAGAAAACCCTCGAGGACGTACCTGAGAAATAA
- a CDS encoding MATE family efflux transporter — protein sequence MSKSQDLLSYIREGRTMTQREKLRLIVQLSIPSILAQISATVMFFIDASMVGHLGAKASASIGIVESTGWLMGGLASAANMGFSVQVAHFIGANDFQSARRVLRQGLVCCFIFSIIISAICLGISPFLPYWLGGNAEIAHDASLYFAIIGLCGIFFQMEGLAGSMLKCSGNMKIPSMLNIGMCVMDVVFNYIFIYILDLGVMGAAMGTGLAELITAGLMLYFLLIRSNMLRLKGFPGSFRPKSDTIGTAFKIGAPMGLQHMLMGSAYIVSTYIVAPLGTVAIAAHSLAITVESLCYMPGFGIAEAATTLVGQGIGAGQRVLTRSFAHLSVLMGIIVMTLMGITMWIFAPELMTIMSPIDEVIAEGTQVLRIEAWAEPLFAAAIVCNGIFVGAGDTLKPAIMSLLSMWGVRLTLAWYLARDYGLKGVWMAMATELTFRGLIFLGRLFFGKWNQKLITNSKQS from the coding sequence AATTGTCCATCCCCTCTATCCTCGCCCAGATATCGGCTACGGTGATGTTTTTTATCGACGCCTCAATGGTTGGCCACCTCGGCGCCAAGGCTTCGGCCTCCATCGGCATTGTGGAAAGCACTGGCTGGCTCATGGGTGGATTGGCCTCGGCAGCCAATATGGGTTTCTCTGTTCAGGTGGCACACTTCATTGGTGCCAACGATTTCCAGAGTGCACGCCGTGTGCTAAGGCAGGGATTGGTATGCTGCTTTATCTTCAGTATCATCATCAGCGCAATTTGTCTTGGCATCAGCCCATTCCTCCCCTATTGGCTAGGGGGCAATGCGGAAATAGCCCACGATGCCTCGCTTTATTTCGCCATCATCGGTCTCTGCGGCATTTTCTTTCAGATGGAGGGACTCGCCGGATCAATGCTGAAATGTTCGGGAAACATGAAAATTCCCTCAATGCTGAATATTGGTATGTGTGTGATGGATGTTGTCTTTAACTACATCTTTATATATATATTAGACCTTGGTGTCATGGGAGCTGCGATGGGAACTGGCCTGGCAGAACTTATAACGGCAGGCCTTATGTTATATTTCCTCCTAATACGCTCTAATATGTTGCGCTTAAAAGGATTTCCAGGCTCTTTCCGTCCTAAAAGCGACACGATTGGTACGGCCTTCAAAATTGGTGCTCCCATGGGATTACAACACATGTTGATGGGTAGTGCATATATTGTGAGTACCTATATCGTGGCACCCTTGGGAACGGTTGCTATTGCAGCCCATTCGCTGGCAATCACAGTAGAGAGTCTTTGTTATATGCCAGGCTTTGGTATTGCAGAGGCTGCCACCACACTGGTGGGTCAGGGAATTGGAGCCGGCCAACGTGTACTCACCCGCTCGTTTGCACATCTTTCAGTTCTGATGGGTATCATTGTCATGACTTTGATGGGCATCACCATGTGGATATTCGCTCCCGAGTTGATGACCATCATGTCGCCTATCGATGAGGTTATTGCCGAAGGTACACAGGTGCTGCGTATTGAGGCGTGGGCCGAGCCATTATTTGCGGCAGCGATTGTGTGCAACGGCATATTTGTTGGTGCAGGTGACACCCTAAAACCTGCCATCATGAGTCTACTGTCCATGTGGGGCGTGCGACTAACGCTAGCATGGTATCTGGCACGTGACTACGGACTCAAGGGCGTATGGATGGCTATGGCCACAGAACTCACCTTCCGCGGTCTCATCTTCCTGGGACGCCTATTCTTTGGTAAATGGAATCAGAAACTTATAACAAATTCTAAGCAATCATGA
- the rsmA gene encoding 16S rRNA (adenine(1518)-N(6)/adenine(1519)-N(6))-dimethyltransferase RsmA: MKQVRPKKNLGQHFLTDLSIAKRIADTVDACPDIPVLEVGPGMGVMTQYLVTKPRSFKVVEIDRESVAYLKNTLFKEQGVESEEQEKPIIEGDFLRMDLREVFGGQQFVLTGNYPYDISSQIFFKMLDNRDLIPCCTGMIQHEVAVRMASQPGNKQYGILSVLIQAWYDVEYLFTVEPGVFNPPPKVQSAVIRMTRNKVQKLGCDEELFKRVVKTAFNQRRKMLRVSLRQILQSEAIQMIADSMFSTLRPEQLSIQQFVELTNLVEKALCANTIA; the protein is encoded by the coding sequence ATGAAGCAAGTAAGACCCAAAAAGAATCTTGGTCAGCACTTCCTGACCGACCTCTCAATAGCCAAGCGCATTGCCGATACGGTTGACGCCTGTCCAGACATTCCTGTATTGGAGGTGGGACCTGGTATGGGTGTGATGACACAGTACTTGGTAACAAAACCTCGTTCCTTTAAGGTGGTGGAAATCGATCGCGAGTCGGTGGCCTATCTGAAGAATACCTTGTTCAAGGAGCAAGGGGTAGAGAGTGAGGAGCAAGAGAAACCCATCATTGAGGGAGACTTCTTGCGAATGGACCTGCGCGAAGTGTTTGGAGGACAGCAGTTTGTGCTTACGGGTAATTATCCCTACGATATTTCGTCGCAGATTTTCTTTAAGATGCTTGACAATCGCGATCTCATTCCATGCTGCACGGGCATGATTCAGCATGAGGTAGCTGTGCGTATGGCTTCGCAACCAGGCAATAAGCAGTATGGCATCCTTTCAGTATTGATTCAGGCATGGTACGATGTCGAGTATCTTTTCACCGTTGAGCCCGGTGTGTTTAATCCACCTCCCAAGGTTCAGAGTGCTGTTATTCGTATGACTCGCAACAAAGTTCAGAAACTGGGTTGCGATGAGGAGTTGTTTAAACGCGTGGTGAAGACAGCGTTTAACCAGCGCAGAAAGATGTTGAGAGTATCTTTGAGGCAGATTTTGCAGTCTGAGGCTATCCAGATGATAGCTGATTCTATGTTCTCAACGTTACGCCCCGAACAGCTTAGTATTCAGCAGTTCGTCGAATTGACTAATTTGGTCGAAAAAGCGTTGTGTGCGAACACAATCGCTTGA
- a CDS encoding helix-turn-helix transcriptional regulator produces the protein MQQAVVHDLCKGTFILLLIPVFVMGSRHMKQYEKLLSNTYADLEGKTLKNIHYLLIVFIVSSIFSIAFMLIGRHHFANSIWLLIIPSTIFSFILFAVGMIGHHQTFCIEDVEKDESRAGEETDELPTTVELRERIEQLMEKEQLYRHPNLKIVDLVQRLGTNRNYVYIAINHEMGVSFTEYVNRMRIEYATMLINQHPGKSLTEVAEQAGFSSASSFYRNFRQFKGMGPREYQNNLNQ, from the coding sequence ATGCAACAAGCCGTAGTGCACGACTTATGTAAAGGCACATTTATCCTGCTTCTCATACCCGTCTTCGTAATGGGTAGCCGACATATGAAGCAATACGAGAAACTGCTTAGCAATACGTATGCCGACCTTGAAGGAAAAACCCTTAAAAACATACACTACCTATTAATTGTTTTTATAGTATCATCTATTTTCTCTATCGCCTTCATGCTCATTGGACGTCACCACTTTGCAAATTCTATCTGGTTATTGATTATCCCATCAACTATATTCTCATTCATATTATTTGCCGTCGGCATGATTGGCCATCATCAGACATTCTGTATTGAGGACGTCGAGAAGGACGAGAGCAGAGCAGGCGAAGAGACAGACGAACTACCTACAACGGTCGAACTACGTGAGAGAATAGAGCAACTGATGGAAAAGGAACAACTATACCGCCATCCGAACTTAAAAATCGTAGATCTGGTACAACGCCTGGGCACTAACCGTAACTACGTGTATATAGCTATAAACCACGAAATGGGCGTCTCGTTTACAGAATATGTCAACCGTATGCGCATTGAGTATGCCACGATGCTGATAAACCAGCATCCAGGCAAATCGTTGACCGAGGTAGCCGAACAAGCAGGCTTCTCAAGTGCCTCTTCATTTTATAGGAATTTCAGACAATTCAAAGGTATGGGGCCAAGAGAATACCAAAACAATCTTAATCAATAA